The Maniola jurtina chromosome 3, ilManJurt1.1, whole genome shotgun sequence genome segment TACTATTACTTGAGTCAATGACagaaatattagtactagaTTACAGTTTGTATAATAGTcaaactatattatatacatatatgtcGTAGCAAAGTCTATAGTCAAACTATAGACTTTGCTAGGACACAACATGTAAATGTATCTTGAATTAGACTATTATGCTTATAATGAAGCTACATGTTGCTTACATTTTTTAGGCAGGTACAAATTGTCTGCAATCAATTTAAACTTataaacaagtttaaattaaaaatttataacacccccaacaagtgaaggttacagtaactagaaaaaagctgataactttcaaacggctgaaccgattttcttggtgatatttatgttaaaataaatatgtacagCATTTCTGTGGCAGCTTGTTAAATTTAACATTTGTATCCTTACTCAGTGTATTGGAGTAAGGAagggcaataaaataaatttacagTGAGTTTTAtcatgtaaatacaataaattcaacaacttttaaaaaaaatatatcatatttataattaaactgTCCCCAATCATTATGATTccattagtgttcatttctaaGCTTTCctttttaaaactattaattAGATAGTCAAAACTTGCCCTTAAAAACATTTGTTTATCACTGAATGCTCCACATAATTGCTCAAACAGGAGCCAAAGTCAGTCATAATTGGTCAGAAATAATTAagcacagtttttttttgggCATTCATGGAGATTTATGTTTGAGGTTGAAGGCACTTTTGTGTTACTATTACATTTGTTACCCCTTTATAGTCTACTAATTAAATGATTGAGCATTGCTCTTCCTTGAATTAGCTCTATTTGGCTGCTGACATTGGAGCTTGCTGGTTGAGAGTAATAATCAATACCATCATTATATTGCGTAGAAGGGACATCAGCTGGTGCTGGTAACCGTGCTTTTAATGCGATATTATGTAATACACAGCACGCAAGTGTTATCCTACTAGCAACACAAGGATGGTACTGCAAAACTCGGTCTTTAAGTAGACACCTCCAACGTGCTTTCAGCAATCCAAAGCAGCGCTCAATGCAGTTCCGTGCTTGTATGTGGCGTGTTGTGTACGTCTCTTCTCGAGACCCAGGCAAAGCATCCAATATAGGTGTCATCAGCCAAGGTCTCTGAGGATAGCCAGAATCACCTAAAAACAATCATTGATACAAAATATAATCTCTCTTTatagttaggtacataatagtTTTACTACAAGAAAAGTAGTAAATTTAATGTAACTGGAGTTTTTCTAAATTTCATAAGTACAAAGTGCTGGCTACAACCAACCAGTAATAATAaaggtattatattttttgttacctAGTAGCCAAACACGTTCCCCGCTTTGATGCACTGAGCGCATGTACGTCTCTACTTCGCTGGAAGCCCATATGTACGAGTCATGTGAGGCTCCACCAAACTTGGAATTGACATTAATTATTTCTAGATTGTGATTACATACCTGTAAACATTAgatattattacaaattataCCATATTTCTAGCAAAATAATGATTTCTTATTCATATTCTTATAttgtaaaagaaaaattgtctTAGGTAGGTTTTCTTTACTCACCATCTGAACATTTAAGGAATGATATCCTTTCCTATTGAAATATAAATGTTCAGATTCAGAGGGCTTAACTATTGGTATATGGGTGCAATCAATGCACCCTATAACGCCTGGTATATTATATCTTCTTTGAAACCTACAAAAAATCACACCCAAAGTAAAAATTGTGATCTgtcttaagtaaaaatatataagcTCTCATCACTTGCTCAATAATCAAAAGGATAATCATGATTTCCACTTACTCTTCTTTGATTTGTGAGCGTTCTTGTGGTGTTTGAGGAAAAACTatccatttttttattatggCATTGTGGTTAAGGGCGTCGACAACCTCTCTGATGCAACGGCTTGTTGTCCTTTGCGTCAAATGATGGCTAACCCCCACAATTCTTTGGTCAGATCCCGTTGCAAAAAAACTAAGAGCACAAAGGACctaaaatatagaataaaaatttaagCGTGCTGTACATAAGACATAAAACATAAGTATTTATGTAATATAgcatttaaaatacataataatacatcTCAGTGACTTCTAACCTTTATTTCCAAGGGTATCTCCCGTGAGCCTTTTAATGTGGTTGAAGCCCGTAATTCACggcaaagttttttaaaaactgatTTATTAAGCCTAAACCGTTCTATAAATAGCATTTCAGGCATCTCCTCAATAGGCTCCAATCGTTGCCGGGCACGATATCTTTCTTGGCGTCTTAACCAAACACTTTCATTATGTGCTGCCCACAATAAACGAAGTGTATGCATTCTTAACAATTAACACAAATTTACCgactaaaaacaaaaaagaacaACAAAATAATGCAAAAAACCAATAATAAATCACAAAATTTTACACGAAGCTACTCAAAACAATCCACTCAATGTCATTTATTGCGTTTTCTACAGGGTCTTGACGTTCGCTAGAGTTTCCATCAAAGCAATCGCTAACTATCGATGACGcttgtcaaaaatgttactttGGCTAGCAATTGTCGACACTTCTCTAGTGAATTGTCGTTCGACAGTTGTCTATTCGTACGATGGAATCGATTAAATTAACATTGTCTAGCAAATTTCGATTCGTTTCTATTAGACCACGTGACATTTCGATAGCTAATGTCAATCCCATACATTTTTGGACTTTTCTACTAGCGACATCGCTAATAGAATGTGACTTTGTCTAGGCCCTCTTATCAAGCTCGTTCTAGTTAGGTACGCTATCAAAGTCAGCATAATCAACAACTTATTATAGTATATATGCAAGTAATAAAACATTTCTAACATGTTGGTGCAGAACTCATAAGTACCATGTGTGAGGTTATTAATAAGCGTCCCGATATGCGATCCTCAGATTCATTCTAACACATCACTCTGGTTTTATCCTCGGTCTATTgtactttccggctccaactaCCATCGCTCCTACGACAAGCAAAGCCTGCCCACAACCTCTTGTTAATAGTTTGTGCTTTGACTGTGACCTTAActgttctcctgcggatctttCTTATCCTTAAGGTAAACATCTGACTTAGAATTCCATAGCTGCTTTCTAAGTGAGGGGAGTCGAATGTGGATCCGGCAGTTTATCGGTAAGAACGGAAAGAATTACTGTACCTATTGACGATTCATGAAAACTCTACTCAATTTTCAGAAAGTGCCTACCTAGCTAATTTTAGTTGTTTTCTTGTTCATCAGTTTTTGACAACTATATTTTtgcagttttatattttattcttgaatTACTTGTTCAATTTGTAAATACGCGTAaagtatcattttatttttgtgaaaatcTAACTTTTGGCTCGCCCTTTCACTAGTAAATGCATTATTAAAAGTTATCTCTTCTTTTCCATTTTAAAtgctttattgtttttttttctatatttaggTATTCTACTTTTGATTCGATTTCACTGGGGGATTCATCGATTTAAGGTTTGTGAAATCAATGGGAGGATTCTTGAATTTTTCTGAAGAGGTTTTGATACCTActaatttcaattattttcatgataattaatataattgacGTTTACATAATACattgcataggtaggtacaatttgaaaAGTGTAGCGTGTTGGTGGCATGATGTCCTTCTGAGATTCAGATTTTCAAATTTAATGAAAACAGAAAACCTAACATTACGTTCAATATTATCATGTTCACTTCTAGTAGGTATTCTCGAGTTTTTGATAAGAATTCCCGTCCTCATTACGGAATTCCGCATTGAAATTGTTAGAACATTTAGATGTCGTACCTAAGTCATTAGCGAGTAAGTGTTGTGAAACATAAAATGGAGACGTTAGTGCATGAAAGCCTAGCAACAGAAATAATCAATATTGCAGGGTCTGATTCGAATCTCGTGGCGCCTCGTTGGCGTTGCACACTTGTGGCTGAAATTGCGCCGAGCCCTGCCTTCCCTGCCCCCTCTCTCACCTCAGGCCCTGTACACCCCTCGCACTAGAAAATTGGGTTAAACAGCACGCGGTTGAATACCGCACCGGAAGAGGGGATTTCGGGGTCCGCGGAACTGCGCTTCCACAATGAATGCGGGACAGAGATGTGACTGAGTATTGATTGTCTTCAACATCGAGACGCAGTTTCCTGCGCTAGGTACATTTATGCACACGCCCCTATCACAATCTTGATGGTTATGAATCAGATAAAGATACAAACAAATACTGACCAAAGTATGGTGTGATTATAAAATGATGATTTCATCCATTTTTATTTCAAGTGATACaaaatatgaagtaggtacacaatattCTGTTATGACGCATTAAGTTAAATGCATAAAATATTAAGACTGtgataaatatttaacaaaagaTTAGAAATTCGCATTGGTTATAATAACTGAGCAGGCTGTTTATCAAACGAGATTGGATATCAACAGAATGAGGAgcactataaaaataatttcgttGATATCTGTTGTAGgcacctaggtaggtatggaTTATGCATCATGCATgcatatttcaaatttcagcgtATAATACGCAATTTGCCGTTATTGAAAAAGTTTCTGTAAAGTATATAAACACTAATTATatggtttttaattaaacaactCTATTAAATACTATAATCCAACGCGGATCAATTATGTGCATAACCTAGGCGCATATAGACACATATATTATGCATCGACGTACATAAAATATTGTTGCCAGCTCGCTAACTTTCCATTCGCCTGGTGCTAGGTGTGCTAAATATAGGCACAACAATAAGTGCTTACTGCGTGGTAAATGATTATATAGTTAAGACAAACTAAAGGATTTAAGCAAAGTATCAATATATTTAGTAATCAAGAGAAGAtataaaaatacgaaaaaaacaGCAAATTAATTAAGACTTGGTAGTTTGTAGATTTTACTTTAAAACTTGTTATCTGATACATACTTACGTCATTTAGCCTTGCCAGAACATACCTAAGGCGATAATATTttctaacttttatttaaatcacgtgatacaatatttttcttatcGTAACTTTGAATCAGTCGTTGCATTCGCTTAAACATCGGCTTCGGTGCCATAGTTGTTAGTTCAGTAAGGAGGTGGGCTGCTGGTGGTGGAGAGGCGGGGGGCAGGAGGCACAGGAGGG includes the following:
- the LOC123880985 gene encoding putative nuclease HARBI1, producing MHTLRLLWAAHNESVWLRRQERYRARQRLEPIEEMPEMLFIERFRLNKSVFKKLCRELRASTTLKGSREIPLEIKVLCALSFFATGSDQRIVGVSHHLTQRTTSRCIREVVDALNHNAIIKKWIVFPQTPQERSQIKEEFQRRYNIPGVIGCIDCTHIPIVKPSESEHLYFNRKGYHSLNVQMVCNHNLEIINVNSKFGGASHDSYIWASSEVETYMRSVHQSGERVWLLGDSGYPQRPWLMTPILDALPGSREETYTTRHIQARNCIERCFGLLKARWRCLLKDRVLQYHPCVASRITLACCVLHNIALKARLPAPADVPSTQYNDGIDYYSQPASSNVSSQIELIQGRAMLNHLISRL